The genomic region CGAAGCGGCGAAGATGGCGATCGAGGATTTCGGCGGCGAGGTGCTCGGCCAGAAGATCGAGCTCGTCACCGCCGACCACCAGAACAAGCCGGATCTGGCGAGCTCGATCGCGCGGCGCTGGTACGACGTCGAGAATGTCGACATGATCACGGAGCTGACGACCTCCTCGGTTGCGCTCGCGATCCACGAGCTCTCCAAGGAAAAGAAGAAGATCGACATCGTCGTTGGCGCGGCGACCTCGCGGCTGACCGGCGATGCCTGCCAGCCCTATGGCTTCCACTGGGCCTACGACACCCGCGCGCTCGGCGTCGGCACCGGCGGTGCGCTGACGAAAGCCGGCGGCGACACCTGGTTCTTTCTCACCGCCGACTACGCCTTCGGCTACGCGCTGGAGAAAGACACCAGCGAGATCGTCACCGCCAATGGCGGCAAGGTGCTCGGCTCGGTGCGCGTGCCGCTCAACTCCTCGGACTTTTCGTCCTTCCTGCTGCAGGCGCAAAGCTCGAAGGCGAAGATCGTCGGCCTCGCCAATGCCGGCCTCGACACCACCAATTCGATCAAGCAGGCGTCCGAGTTCGGCATCGTCTCCAGCGGCCAGAAGCTCGCAGGCCTCTTGATGACGCTTGCCGAAGTCAACGGCCTCGGCCTTCAGGCTGCGCAAGGGCTGGTGCTGACCGAAGGCTATTACTGGGATCTCAACGACAAGACGCGCCATCTCGGCGAGCGCTTCCTCAAGCGCACCGGGCGGATGCCGAGCATGATCCACGCCGGCACCTATTCGGCGACGCTGAGCTACCTCAAGGCGGTCAAGGCCGCCGGGACCAAGGATCCGGATGCCGTCGCCAAGAAGCTGAAGGAGCTGCCGGTCGACGACGAGTTCGCGCAAGGCGGCAAGGTGCTCGAGAACGGCCGCATGGTCCACGACATGTATCTGTTCGAGGTCAAGAAGCCCTCGGAGTCGAAGAAGCCCTGGGACTATTACAAGCTGCTCGCCACCGTCCCCGGCGACAAGGCCTTCTTCACCGCCAAGGAGAGCGGCTGTCCGCTGACGAAGTGACGCTCTCGTATCCTGGACGCGCTGCAGCGTGAAACGCTGCTGCGCAGAGCCGGGACCCACACTTCGTCGGACGTAGAGGCTCGACTGGGTCCCGGTTCAGCGGCGCAGCGTTACACGCTGCACCGCGCCCGGGACAGGTGCACGGGAGGTGGCGTACTTCACGACACCAACCGCAACACCACCGCCCCGAGCGCCCCGACCCACAGCGCCATGGCGGCGAGCGCCTGGATCGCGAAGCCCGTGCCGCGCTTGGCCGCTGCTTGCGAATAGCCGACGAAATAGACGATACGGCCGATGATCCAGATCGCGCCGATCCCCGCCGCAATGGCGTCGCTGATATAGATCGCGAACAGCCAGAGCGCGGGCAGGACAATCGGCATCCATTCCAGCGTGTTCATCTGGGTGCGGAAGGCCCGCTCGAAATCCGGATGGCCCCCCATCGCGGGCACTTTGACGCCGGTCTTGGTGCGCGAGCGCGAGACGTTGATGGCGGTGAAGAAATAAAACGCGATCACCAGCAGCGTGACGAGGGCGGTGAGATGATACATCGCGAAATCCCCCAAAGCGTTTTCGAGCGAAGTGGATACCGGTTCGCGTCAAGAAAACGCGTCAAAAATAGAATCCACGCAAACCGCGCTTCAATAGCCGGTCAGCTCGAGATAGCCAACGCCGTCATGCGTCCCGGCAAAGTGGATCGGCCCTTCCCAGTACGAGAAGCCAGTCCCCATCCAGGCGTTCGGATTGAGCGGCTTGCAGAGGATCGAGAACGATCGCGACGGGATCGCGATCTGCCATTGCACCGGCA from Bradyrhizobium sp. CB1015 harbors:
- a CDS encoding ABC transporter substrate-binding protein; translated protein: MKSALWAAAASALLIAVPASAQGVKIGILNDQSGVYADYGGKWSVEAAKMAIEDFGGEVLGQKIELVTADHQNKPDLASSIARRWYDVENVDMITELTTSSVALAIHELSKEKKKIDIVVGAATSRLTGDACQPYGFHWAYDTRALGVGTGGALTKAGGDTWFFLTADYAFGYALEKDTSEIVTANGGKVLGSVRVPLNSSDFSSFLLQAQSSKAKIVGLANAGLDTTNSIKQASEFGIVSSGQKLAGLLMTLAEVNGLGLQAAQGLVLTEGYYWDLNDKTRHLGERFLKRTGRMPSMIHAGTYSATLSYLKAVKAAGTKDPDAVAKKLKELPVDDEFAQGGKVLENGRMVHDMYLFEVKKPSESKKPWDYYKLLATVPGDKAFFTAKESGCPLTK
- a CDS encoding MAPEG family protein, with protein sequence MYHLTALVTLLVIAFYFFTAINVSRSRTKTGVKVPAMGGHPDFERAFRTQMNTLEWMPIVLPALWLFAIYISDAIAAGIGAIWIIGRIVYFVGYSQAAAKRGTGFAIQALAAMALWVGALGAVVLRLVS